The following are encoded in a window of Telmatobacter sp. DSM 110680 genomic DNA:
- a CDS encoding excinuclease ABC subunit C gives MSVELQSVPFDPAEAKAALTQLPTAPAVFALYGAEAKDEPYIGRTPNLRGRLERLLQPSAKHPRRLQLAGRVRRIAWHLTGSEFESLLTQFSLLEDVYGAKALERMHLRAPAFVRYLGGNPYPRIVVTNKPSQREADWAYGPFASRAAAERFADEALKLFLLRRCTDDLNPDPSHPGCVYSEMKMCLAPCYKGCTDERYAEESAAVQDFLATRGESKLVVLRGERDAASANLAFEDAAALHAQVQKVEAVRALAPELVQPMNRLRAVVLQASANLDEVAVFLFERGSLRGPALFSTIGMRIQNEQSGSSSLFAQPMALEPVPDETGIREQGTGSNEQEPATHGRIPRTMLEARMEAVLAKLEEDDGSTPSATVRQAHLALLKRWYYRPEVKREGEICFPEGDGHWPIKSLLRGVGRVAAKRLATAKPQ, from the coding sequence GTGAGCGTCGAATTGCAATCCGTTCCATTCGATCCGGCTGAAGCCAAGGCAGCGCTCACTCAGCTACCTACCGCTCCAGCGGTGTTTGCGCTCTACGGTGCGGAAGCCAAAGACGAGCCCTATATCGGGCGCACACCGAATCTTCGCGGACGGCTGGAGCGGCTGCTGCAGCCTTCCGCGAAGCATCCACGACGTCTGCAACTGGCCGGGCGGGTGCGGCGGATTGCCTGGCACCTTACCGGTTCGGAATTTGAATCGCTGCTCACACAATTTTCTTTGCTTGAGGATGTGTACGGGGCGAAGGCGTTGGAGCGCATGCATCTGCGCGCGCCGGCATTTGTGCGGTATCTTGGCGGCAATCCTTATCCGCGAATCGTGGTGACGAACAAGCCAAGCCAGCGGGAGGCCGACTGGGCTTACGGTCCATTTGCTTCGCGCGCAGCGGCGGAGCGGTTTGCCGATGAGGCGCTGAAGCTGTTTCTGCTGCGGCGGTGCACCGATGATTTAAATCCTGACCCAAGCCATCCGGGGTGCGTGTACTCGGAGATGAAGATGTGCCTGGCTCCCTGCTACAAAGGCTGCACGGATGAGCGCTACGCCGAAGAGTCGGCTGCGGTGCAGGATTTTCTGGCTACGCGTGGCGAGAGCAAGCTCGTGGTCCTGCGCGGCGAGCGGGATGCCGCCTCTGCCAATCTTGCGTTTGAAGATGCTGCCGCGCTGCATGCACAGGTGCAGAAGGTAGAAGCGGTGCGGGCGTTGGCTCCGGAACTTGTGCAGCCAATGAACAGACTGCGGGCTGTGGTCCTCCAAGCATCGGCAAATCTTGATGAGGTCGCAGTGTTTCTATTCGAGCGCGGTTCACTGCGCGGACCCGCCCTCTTCTCGACGATCGGGATGCGGATACAGAATGAGCAGTCGGGGTCGAGTTCGCTGTTTGCGCAGCCTATGGCTCTGGAACCCGTGCCGGATGAGACAGGGATCAGGGAACAAGGAACAGGGAGTAACGAACAAGAACCGGCAACGCACGGGAGGATTCCGCGGACGATGCTGGAGGCGCGGATGGAAGCGGTGCTGGCCAAGTTGGAAGAAGACGACGGATCTACGCCTTCAGCAACCGTGCGGCAGGCTCATCTTGCGTTATTGAAGCGCTGGTATTACCGGCCCGAGGTGAAACGCGAGGGCGAAATATGCTTCCCGGAGGGCGATGGCCACTGGCCGATCAAGTCGCTGCTGCGCGGCGTGGGTCGCGTCGCTGCGAAGAGACTGGCGACGGCAAAGCCACAGTGA
- the tldD gene encoding metalloprotease TldD, translated as MSLPVTSPQPSHRRYFFEKFGITERLLERCLGEALSAGGDYADLYFESVTSTSLGVDEQIVKSASQGTSAGCGIRVLSGERTGYAYTDNLSPERLLHAARTAAMIASGPAKQLVQGFTETEGADLYPVPLGGFDLDLAARLELILRADRAARAYDSRIVQVRSSYSEELRRILIAASDGAFASDTQPLCRLNVFVIAKDGPTTTKGSSGAGGRAGLEQFVGSKSPEHLAQEAARGAILQLGAVAAPAGEMQVVLGPGWPGVLLHEAVGHGLEADFNRKGTSAFTGLIGRTVASTKVTVVDNGTMAGRRGSLNVDDEGSPTQETVLIENGILKGYLTDKLSARLTGTANTGSGRRESYHCIPMPRMTNTYMLAGDDAPEDILRSVKRGLYAVNFGGGQVDITNGKFVFSASEAYLIEDGKITAPVKDATLIGNGPEALKYVSMVGNDLKLDEGIGTCGKDGQSVPVGVGMPTIKLDKMTVGGTGR; from the coding sequence ATGAGCCTACCTGTCACTTCCCCCCAGCCTAGTCACAGACGTTACTTTTTTGAAAAATTTGGAATCACCGAGCGACTGCTTGAGCGCTGCCTCGGCGAAGCCCTATCCGCCGGCGGCGACTATGCCGATCTCTACTTTGAGTCGGTGACTTCGACGTCGCTGGGCGTGGACGAGCAGATTGTGAAGTCCGCCAGCCAGGGGACGAGCGCAGGGTGCGGGATTCGCGTGCTTTCCGGCGAGCGGACCGGATACGCGTATACCGATAATTTGAGCCCGGAGCGGCTTCTTCATGCGGCACGGACTGCAGCGATGATTGCATCGGGGCCAGCCAAACAGCTGGTGCAGGGATTCACAGAAACAGAAGGCGCAGACCTCTATCCGGTTCCGTTGGGTGGGTTCGACCTGGACCTGGCAGCGCGGCTGGAGTTGATTCTGCGGGCTGATCGCGCGGCGCGGGCGTACGACTCGCGCATTGTGCAGGTGCGTTCGAGTTATAGCGAGGAGCTGCGGCGTATTTTGATCGCGGCTTCGGATGGAGCGTTTGCCAGTGATACGCAGCCTCTGTGCAGGCTGAACGTGTTTGTGATTGCCAAGGACGGCCCGACGACAACCAAAGGATCGAGTGGCGCAGGCGGACGAGCGGGGCTGGAGCAGTTTGTGGGATCGAAGAGCCCGGAGCACCTGGCACAAGAGGCGGCGCGCGGGGCAATTCTGCAGCTTGGGGCGGTTGCGGCTCCGGCGGGCGAGATGCAGGTGGTGCTGGGGCCGGGATGGCCGGGAGTTCTGCTGCACGAGGCCGTGGGTCATGGGCTTGAGGCGGACTTTAACCGTAAAGGGACATCGGCTTTTACCGGATTGATTGGGCGAACTGTAGCTAGCACCAAGGTGACCGTAGTGGATAACGGCACGATGGCCGGGCGGCGTGGATCGCTGAATGTGGACGACGAGGGTTCGCCTACACAGGAGACCGTGCTGATTGAGAATGGCATCCTGAAGGGCTATCTCACGGACAAGCTTTCGGCACGGCTGACGGGGACGGCCAATACTGGTTCGGGGCGGCGGGAAAGCTATCACTGCATTCCAATGCCACGCATGACCAATACCTATATGCTGGCTGGCGATGATGCGCCTGAAGATATCCTGCGCTCGGTGAAGCGGGGCCTCTATGCCGTGAACTTTGGCGGCGGACAGGTGGACATCACCAATGGAAAGTTTGTCTTCTCTGCATCCGAGGCTTACTTGATTGAAGACGGCAAGATTACAGCTCCGGTGAAGGATGCAACTCTGATCGGGAACGGGCCCGAAGCTCTGAAGTATGTGTCGATGGTGGGAAACGATCTGAAGCTCGATGAGGGCATCGGGACCTGCGGCAAGGATGGGCAGAGCGTGCCGGTAGGCGTCGGGATGCCGACGATCAAGCTGGATAAGATGACGGTGGGTGGGACGGGGCGGTAG
- a CDS encoding TldD/PmbA family protein has translation MPEAVQIPEVSTVDLESLATDVVKQAMKAGASDAEVVVREGDEFSVNVRMGQVETLKESGSRALGLRVFRGTRSASASTSDLTVDGIRQLVEGAMALSSVTEEDPFVGLPETEEFGSIKDDLHLYFEDVYSLPGAERIEWARRAEAAAMAADPRITNSDGGSFDAATGSKVLANSRGFVGSYRSSYAGVSAAPLARDENGQMQRDGWWSSARCFAHLESPEAVGAEAARRTVRRLGAQRVATQQVPIVFAPEVARSLVGSVFEAASGDAIWRHASYLAGKLGEQIGATTINIIDDNVMLLPTGVGGFGSSPFDGEGLPTRRTVVVEGGVFRNYMLNTYAARKLGMKSTHNASRGLAGTPGISCGNLYLEPGTQTPEEIIGGIKAGLYVTSLMGFGTNIVTGDYSRGAAGLWIENGHLTHAVEEITIAGHLGDMLMNVTAIGNDLVFRGSVASPTLRIDGMTIAGA, from the coding sequence ATGCCGGAAGCTGTTCAAATCCCTGAAGTGTCCACCGTCGATCTTGAATCCCTTGCAACCGATGTCGTGAAGCAGGCCATGAAGGCGGGCGCCAGCGATGCCGAGGTTGTCGTCCGTGAAGGCGACGAGTTCAGCGTGAATGTGCGCATGGGGCAGGTTGAGACGCTGAAGGAGTCGGGCTCGCGGGCTCTGGGGCTGCGGGTGTTTCGCGGAACGCGTTCGGCATCGGCATCGACGAGCGATCTGACTGTGGATGGGATACGTCAACTGGTGGAGGGCGCGATGGCGCTGTCTTCAGTGACAGAGGAAGACCCGTTCGTCGGACTGCCCGAGACAGAGGAGTTTGGCTCGATCAAAGATGATCTGCATCTTTATTTCGAGGATGTGTATTCTCTTCCGGGGGCTGAGCGCATCGAGTGGGCTCGGCGGGCAGAGGCGGCGGCGATGGCTGCTGATCCGCGGATTACAAATTCGGATGGCGGAAGTTTTGACGCAGCAACAGGCAGTAAGGTTCTGGCCAATTCGCGCGGATTTGTGGGGAGCTATCGATCAAGCTATGCGGGAGTTTCCGCGGCTCCGCTGGCGCGGGATGAGAACGGGCAGATGCAGCGGGACGGATGGTGGTCGAGCGCGCGGTGCTTCGCGCACCTCGAATCCCCTGAAGCCGTGGGAGCCGAAGCGGCACGGCGGACGGTGCGGCGGCTGGGTGCACAGCGCGTGGCTACGCAGCAAGTGCCCATTGTGTTTGCACCAGAAGTGGCGCGGTCTCTGGTTGGATCAGTGTTCGAAGCGGCCTCTGGCGATGCGATCTGGCGGCACGCTTCGTACCTGGCGGGCAAGCTGGGCGAGCAGATCGGCGCGACGACGATCAACATCATCGACGACAACGTTATGCTGCTGCCAACTGGAGTGGGCGGTTTCGGTAGCTCACCGTTTGATGGCGAGGGGTTGCCGACGCGGCGCACGGTGGTGGTGGAGGGAGGGGTGTTCCGCAACTATATGCTGAATACCTACGCCGCGCGGAAGCTGGGAATGAAGTCCACGCACAACGCGTCGCGCGGACTTGCGGGTACGCCGGGGATCAGTTGCGGCAATCTGTATCTCGAACCGGGAACGCAGACGCCGGAGGAGATTATCGGTGGCATCAAGGCGGGCCTGTATGTCACGAGCCTGATGGGATTCGGAACGAACATCGTGACCGGCGACTATTCGCGGGGTGCGGCGGGTTTGTGGATTGAGAACGGACACCTGACGCATGCGGTAGAAGAAATCACGATTGCCGGACACTTGGGCGACATGCTGATGAATGTGACGGCGATCGGGAACGATCTGGTGTTTCGCGGATCGGTGGCGTCGCCAACTCTGCGGATTGACGGGATGACGATTGCGGGAGCGTAG
- a CDS encoding YfiT family bacillithiol transferase, whose amino-acid sequence MTDLEDLRYPIGRFSPPASSDLGTRSSQIEILRKLPEQLHTAVHSLTNAQLDTPYREGGWTVRQLVHHIADSHANAYVRYKLALTEDWPTIKPYDEAAWARLADNRLPIDGSLAMVAALHQRWVALLESFSEADFLRGYVHPENGRQNLATVLALYAWHSRHHTAHITNLRSRQNW is encoded by the coding sequence ATGACAGACTTGGAAGACCTTCGCTACCCGATCGGCCGGTTCTCCCCGCCCGCCTCGTCTGACCTCGGCACACGCTCTAGCCAGATCGAAATCCTCCGCAAGCTTCCTGAGCAGTTGCACACTGCCGTTCACAGTCTCACCAATGCCCAGCTCGACACACCCTATCGCGAAGGCGGCTGGACTGTGCGTCAACTCGTGCACCACATTGCTGACAGTCACGCCAACGCATACGTCCGTTACAAACTTGCCCTCACCGAAGATTGGCCCACCATCAAGCCTTATGACGAAGCCGCCTGGGCCCGCCTTGCCGACAACCGCCTGCCGATCGATGGCTCGCTCGCAATGGTTGCTGCCCTCCACCAGCGCTGGGTAGCGCTGCTCGAGTCATTCTCTGAAGCCGACTTCCTGCGCGGCTATGTTCATCCTGAAAACGGCCGCCAGAATCTTGCCACAGTTCTAGCCCTCTACGCATGGCACTCCCGCCATCACACCGCGCACATTACCAATCTGCGCTCGCGGCAGAACTGGTAG
- the rpe gene encoding ribulose-phosphate 3-epimerase: MIQLLPSILSADFAHLADEVAAAERGGGTVIHVDIMDGHFVPNITIGPPVVKSLRKATKLPLDCHLMIENPDEFIPAFADAGANWVSVHYEACRHLHRSLELIRHHGMEPAVVLNPATRVELIRDILPMVHHVLIMSVNPGFGGQSFIPFSLDKIRRLAQLRTELGLAFKIEVDGGVAHDTVAQVVQAGAELLVAGNAVFGAGQAERDARELLAAARKAAGEWFK; this comes from the coding sequence ATGATTCAACTTCTGCCTTCGATATTGTCTGCTGATTTCGCGCACCTCGCGGACGAGGTTGCCGCGGCTGAACGAGGCGGCGGCACGGTGATCCATGTGGACATTATGGACGGGCATTTCGTGCCCAACATCACCATAGGCCCGCCCGTAGTGAAGAGCCTGCGCAAAGCCACCAAGCTACCGCTGGACTGCCACCTGATGATCGAGAACCCGGATGAGTTCATTCCGGCTTTTGCCGATGCGGGGGCCAACTGGGTGAGCGTGCACTACGAAGCTTGCCGGCACCTGCACCGGTCGCTCGAACTCATTAGGCACCACGGGATGGAGCCTGCAGTTGTTCTGAACCCCGCCACGCGGGTTGAGCTGATTCGCGACATCCTGCCCATGGTCCACCATGTGCTGATCATGAGTGTGAACCCGGGGTTTGGAGGGCAGAGCTTCATTCCCTTCTCTCTGGACAAGATCCGGCGGCTGGCCCAGTTGCGCACGGAACTGGGGCTGGCATTTAAAATCGAAGTTGATGGCGGGGTGGCTCACGACACGGTTGCCCAGGTCGTCCAAGCAGGAGCGGAGCTATTGGTGGCCGGGAACGCCGTGTTTGGCGCCGGTCAAGCCGAACGGGATGCACGCGAACTGCTGGCAGCGGCACGCAAAGCCGCTGGAGAATGGTTCAAGTAA
- a CDS encoding tetratricopeptide repeat protein: MTSRHIPPFFLYLVVFMCLPLIAQKKTIDPALLNKANAGDAQAQLAVGEAYLSGISVAQDYTAAASWLQKAADQGLAHAQYDLGTLYEAGNGLPQDDARAAAAYRKAAEQGYAPAQLHLGLLCDRGAGIPQDYAQAAGWYRKAALQNVPEAQYNLGTFYERGIAVPQDYSQAADLYRRAAEQGNASAQFNLGLLYDNGTGVEKNYAQAAAWYAKAAEQGLPRAQFNLGSMYANGQGVPVNLVESYVWLDLAAKNWSGSHQQEAEKTRDMVGQHLTPADLATAQARSAKWLADHQK; the protein is encoded by the coding sequence ATGACGTCGCGCCATATACCGCCATTTTTTCTCTACCTTGTTGTGTTCATGTGCCTTCCGCTCATTGCCCAAAAGAAGACCATCGATCCCGCGCTGCTGAATAAGGCCAATGCCGGCGATGCCCAAGCCCAACTCGCCGTAGGCGAAGCCTATCTCTCAGGGATATCTGTCGCGCAGGACTATACCGCAGCCGCATCCTGGCTCCAAAAAGCCGCAGATCAAGGGTTGGCACATGCTCAGTACGACCTCGGCACGCTCTACGAAGCGGGCAATGGTCTTCCGCAGGATGATGCCCGGGCCGCTGCCGCCTACCGAAAAGCTGCTGAACAGGGCTATGCCCCCGCCCAACTGCATCTTGGCTTGCTCTGCGATCGCGGCGCTGGCATTCCCCAGGACTACGCCCAGGCGGCGGGATGGTATCGAAAAGCCGCCCTGCAGAACGTTCCCGAAGCCCAATACAACCTCGGCACTTTCTATGAACGCGGTATCGCCGTTCCGCAGGATTATTCCCAGGCCGCCGACCTCTACCGCCGCGCCGCTGAGCAGGGAAACGCCTCAGCCCAGTTCAACCTCGGCCTGCTCTACGACAATGGCACCGGAGTCGAAAAGAACTACGCCCAGGCCGCTGCCTGGTATGCCAAAGCAGCCGAGCAAGGACTGCCTCGTGCACAGTTCAACCTCGGCTCCATGTACGCCAATGGCCAGGGAGTCCCGGTCAATCTTGTGGAGTCCTATGTCTGGCTTGATCTAGCCGCCAAAAACTGGTCCGGATCACATCAGCAAGAGGCAGAGAAAACCCGCGATATGGTTGGCCAGCACCTCACTCCCGCCGACCTCGCCACGGCACAAGCCCGTTCCGCAAAATGGCTAGCCGACCACCAGAAGTAA